From the genome of Leptodactylus fuscus isolate aLepFus1 chromosome 1, aLepFus1.hap2, whole genome shotgun sequence, one region includes:
- the RPL37 gene encoding large ribosomal subunit protein eL37 — MTKGTSSFGKRRNKTHTLCRRCGSKAYHLQKSTCGKCGYPAKRKRKYNWSAKAKRRNTTGTGRMRHLKVVYRRFKNGFREGTTPKPKRAAVAASSSS; from the exons ATG ACGAAGGGAACATCGTCATTCGGAAAGCGCCGCAATAAGACGCACACCCTGTGCCGTCGATGTGGATCTAAGGCCTACCACCTCCAGAAGTCCACCTGCGGGAAGTGCGGCTACCCAGCCAAGCGCAAGAGAAAGT ACAACTGGAGTGCTAAGGCCAAGAGACGCAACACCACCGGCACCGGCCGCATGAGACATCTGAAAGTTGTGTACCGCAGATTCAA AAATGGATTCCGTGAAGGCACAACCCCCAAACCCAAGAGGGCCGCCGTCGCCGCTTCCAGCTCATCTTAA